AAGAAAGGTGCATATTCTTCCATTGGATCACCCTTGGAGGAAGTTTAAAATAAACCCATATAAAAGATCATTTTTATCTAATACAAAATAGGACATTTCTATTTAACGGAAAACAGGACATTTTCATTTTGCTGTTACACTTAGCAAATGCCTAAGAAGATTCCGGCTATGTCCAGCAAAAAGTTTATTGCCCTCCTTGAGAAAGATGGAGTTACATTCCTCAGACAGAAAAGAACAAGCCATGGAATGTTTCAACGGATTAAAGGCAAAGAGGTTTATAGGGCACCTATCGTAATGAACAAAGGAGAACTCTCTCCCAAATACATCAAACTTGTCTTTCGTCAGTTAGGTTTTTCAGATAAAGAGATAGATAACCTCTTGCAAAAAGGGACGGTTATAAACTAATGTGTGTTATCTTAAAGAAGTGTTA
This region of bacterium genomic DNA includes:
- a CDS encoding type II toxin-antitoxin system HicA family toxin — translated: MSSKKFIALLEKDGVTFLRQKRTSHGMFQRIKGKEVYRAPIVMNKGELSPKYIKLVFRQLGFSDKEIDNLLQKGTVIN